From a single Cytophagales bacterium WSM2-2 genomic region:
- the nuoE_2 gene encoding NADH dehydrogenase subunit E, with protein MIEFSKEAKAKADQIIGRYPQGKQKSAMLPLLHLAQSEFDGWLSPEVMDYVASLMAVKPIEVYEVATFYSMFNTKPVGKCLLEVCQTSSCWLRGSNEIVDHIRRKLNIEVGETSADGMFTLKTVECLGSCGTAPMLQCGADFHENLTVEKVDALIDELKNKKERSSYLKSLVLNS; from the coding sequence ATGATTGAATTTTCAAAAGAAGCGAAAGCAAAAGCAGATCAGATCATTGGCCGTTATCCGCAAGGAAAACAAAAGTCGGCTATGCTTCCGTTGTTGCATTTGGCTCAATCTGAATTTGACGGCTGGCTCAGCCCGGAAGTAATGGACTATGTTGCGTCCCTGATGGCTGTGAAACCGATTGAGGTATACGAAGTGGCAACATTTTACTCGATGTTCAATACGAAACCAGTAGGTAAGTGCTTACTCGAAGTATGCCAAACAAGTTCTTGCTGGTTGCGTGGATCGAACGAGATTGTTGATCACATCAGGAGAAAGTTGAACATAGAAGTTGGAGAAACAAGTGCAGACGGCATGTTTACTTTAAAGACAGTAGAGTGCCTTGGTTCTTGCGGAACAGCACCAATGCTTCAGTGTGGTGCCGATTTTCATGAGAATCTTACGGTAGAGAAAGTGGATGCGCTCATTGATGAATTGAAAAATAAAAAGGAAAGAAGCTCATATTTAAAATCGTTAGTTCTTAATAGTTAG
- the nuoF gene encoding NADH-quinone oxidoreductase subunit F: MGRKLLLEHINEPGIQTFEVYRKKGGYSSVEKALKTMKPDDVTEEVKKSGLRGRGGAGFPAGMKWSFIDKKSEKPRYLVCNADESEPGTFKDRYLMEKIPHILIEGMITSSYALGAKTSYIYIRGEYMYIVRILEKAIEEAYANGFLGKNILGTDYSLDLYVHPGAGAYICGEETALLESLEGKRGNPRLKPPFPAIAGLYACPTVVNNVETIAAVVPIINMGGDEYSKIGVGKSTGTKLISASGHINKPGVYEIELGLPVEEFIFSEEYCGGIWKDRRMKAVVAGGSSVPILPANLILTTAKGEPRLMTYESLADGGFATGTMLGSGGFIVLDETASIVENLYTFARFYHHESCGQCSPCREGTGWMEKILHRLQNGHGKKEDIDILVDVAKKIEGNTICPLGDAAAWPVASAVRHFRKEFEEAALVHAHKELVA; the protein is encoded by the coding sequence ATGGGAAGGAAATTACTCTTAGAACATATCAACGAACCGGGTATTCAAACTTTTGAAGTTTACCGGAAGAAGGGGGGCTATTCGTCAGTTGAAAAAGCACTGAAGACGATGAAGCCAGATGATGTTACTGAAGAAGTAAAGAAGTCAGGATTGCGCGGTAGAGGAGGAGCTGGTTTCCCGGCAGGGATGAAGTGGAGTTTCATCGATAAGAAATCAGAGAAGCCTCGTTACCTTGTTTGCAATGCAGACGAAAGTGAGCCGGGCACATTCAAAGACAGGTATTTGATGGAGAAGATTCCCCACATTTTGATTGAGGGAATGATCACATCAAGCTATGCACTCGGAGCAAAAACATCATATATCTACATCCGTGGTGAGTACATGTACATCGTCCGGATTTTGGAAAAGGCCATTGAAGAGGCTTATGCAAACGGATTTCTTGGTAAGAATATTTTAGGAACAGACTATTCACTTGACCTGTATGTTCATCCGGGTGCAGGTGCTTATATCTGCGGAGAAGAAACTGCTTTGCTGGAATCATTAGAAGGCAAGCGTGGCAATCCGCGTTTGAAACCTCCATTCCCTGCTATTGCTGGTTTGTATGCTTGCCCCACGGTAGTTAACAATGTTGAGACGATTGCGGCTGTTGTTCCAATCATAAACATGGGAGGGGACGAGTATTCAAAAATCGGTGTAGGAAAAAGCACAGGAACGAAATTGATTTCTGCTAGCGGGCATATCAACAAGCCTGGTGTTTATGAAATAGAACTAGGCCTGCCCGTAGAGGAATTTATATTCTCAGAGGAATATTGCGGAGGAATATGGAAAGATCGCAGAATGAAAGCTGTTGTTGCCGGAGGCTCATCCGTTCCAATTCTCCCTGCTAATTTGATTTTAACCACTGCCAAAGGTGAGCCACGCCTAATGACTTATGAATCATTAGCCGATGGTGGATTTGCCACAGGAACGATGCTTGGTTCGGGCGGATTTATTGTTTTGGATGAGACCGCGAGCATTGTAGAAAATCTCTATACGTTTGCGCGCTTCTATCACCACGAGTCCTGTGGACAATGCAGTCCATGCCGCGAAGGCACAGGCTGGATGGAAAAAATTCTTCATCGCCTGCAAAATGGTCATGGCAAGAAAGAAGACATTGATATTTTGGTTGACGTTGCCAAGAAAATAGAAGGTAATACGATTTGCCCGCTGGGTGATGCAGCTGCATGGCCTGTGGCAAGTGCAGTGCGACATTTCAGAAAGGAATTTGAAGAAGCAGCTTTAGTGCACGCACATAAAGAGTTAGTAGCATAA
- the nuoG_2 gene encoding NADH dehydrogenase subunit G produces the protein MAKLTIDGIEVEVPDGTTILNAARQIGGEVVPPAMCYYSSLKETGGKCRVCLVKVAQGSGKDPRPMPKLVASCRTPVADGMVVQNITSPEVLEARKGVVEFLLLNHPLDCPICDQAGECDLQNLAYEHGAAHTRYEEDRRTFDKIDIGDKIKLHMTRCILCYRCTYVANQLTDNRVHGVLGRGDKSEISTYIEKAIDNDFSGNMIDVCPVGALTDKTFRFKSRVWFTKPMDAHRDCPKCSGKVVLWMKGEEVLRVSARKDQYGEVKEYICNECRYDHKNVKDWTVEGPRHIDHHSVISQNHYEKIDLQKLKKEVERQLVFQKGKQLPEPNNALNG, from the coding sequence ATGGCTAAACTGACGATAGACGGAATTGAAGTAGAAGTACCAGATGGCACTACTATCCTTAATGCTGCAAGGCAAATAGGTGGTGAAGTTGTACCACCTGCGATGTGCTACTATTCTTCGCTGAAAGAAACAGGAGGTAAATGTCGTGTTTGTTTGGTTAAAGTGGCGCAAGGTTCAGGCAAGGATCCTCGCCCGATGCCTAAGTTAGTTGCTTCTTGCCGCACACCTGTCGCTGACGGAATGGTAGTACAAAACATTACTTCGCCTGAAGTATTGGAGGCTCGCAAAGGTGTTGTGGAATTCCTGTTACTCAACCACCCATTGGATTGCCCGATTTGCGACCAGGCAGGTGAGTGCGATTTGCAAAACCTGGCTTACGAGCATGGTGCTGCACATACTCGTTACGAAGAAGACCGTAGAACATTTGATAAGATCGATATTGGCGACAAGATCAAATTACACATGACGCGTTGCATCTTGTGTTATCGCTGTACCTATGTGGCCAATCAACTTACAGATAATCGCGTTCATGGTGTACTTGGCCGTGGTGACAAATCTGAGATTAGCACTTACATTGAAAAAGCTATTGACAACGATTTCTCAGGCAACATGATCGATGTTTGCCCTGTGGGTGCATTAACAGATAAGACTTTCCGTTTCAAGAGCCGTGTGTGGTTCACCAAGCCGATGGACGCGCATCGCGATTGTCCTAAATGTTCTGGTAAAGTAGTGCTTTGGATGAAAGGCGAGGAAGTCCTTCGGGTGTCAGCTCGTAAAGACCAATACGGAGAAGTAAAAGAATATATTTGCAACGAATGCCGCTACGACCACAAGAACGTAAAAGATTGGACAGTGGAAGGACCCCGGCATATTGATCACCACTCCGTGATTTCACAAAATCATTATGAGAAGATCGATTTGCAAAAACTGAAGAAAGAAGTAGAGCGGCAGTTGGTTTTCCAAAAAGGGAAGCAGTTGCCTGAACCTAACAACGCACTGAACGGATGA
- the nuoH_2 gene encoding NADH-quinone oxidoreductase subunit H: MIAFLSYKALLVLIIFTITLAVAAYSTYAERKVAAFLQDRIGPNRAGPFGLLQPLADGAKFFFKEEIIPDVSNKTLFIIGPSIAMLTALMAGVVVPWGNTLWIGGKEYLLQIADLNVGILYVFGVVSIGVYGIMIGGWSSNNKFSLLGAIRASAQMISYEIAMGLAIIALILMTGTLSLREISLQQAGGIGSDWNFWNIVYQPVGFLIFIICAFAECNRTPFDLPECETELVGGYHTEYSSMKLGLYLFSEYINMFISAAVMSTLYFGGFNFPFMNDIGLSSNWITVIGTAVFFGKIVFFIFFFMWIRWTIPRFRYDQLMNLGWRIMIPLAIANIALSGLISLFVHR; the protein is encoded by the coding sequence ATGATCGCTTTTCTCTCATACAAAGCACTGCTCGTGCTCATCATTTTTACGATCACCCTGGCGGTCGCGGCTTATTCAACTTATGCGGAACGAAAGGTCGCAGCTTTCTTGCAAGATCGTATCGGACCGAACAGAGCTGGTCCGTTTGGTCTGCTCCAACCCCTGGCTGATGGAGCAAAATTCTTTTTTAAAGAAGAAATTATTCCTGACGTTTCAAATAAGACACTTTTTATCATCGGCCCAAGTATCGCGATGCTTACTGCGTTAATGGCAGGCGTTGTGGTGCCATGGGGAAATACACTTTGGATAGGAGGAAAAGAATACTTGCTTCAAATAGCGGACCTCAATGTCGGAATTCTTTATGTTTTCGGTGTGGTGTCCATCGGTGTTTATGGAATCATGATCGGTGGATGGTCATCGAACAACAAATTCTCATTGTTGGGGGCGATTCGCGCTTCTGCGCAAATGATCAGCTACGAGATTGCCATGGGCCTTGCAATCATTGCTTTGATATTGATGACCGGAACGCTAAGCCTTCGGGAAATCAGCCTTCAGCAGGCGGGCGGAATCGGAAGCGACTGGAATTTCTGGAACATCGTATACCAGCCCGTTGGTTTTTTGATTTTCATAATCTGTGCATTCGCTGAATGCAACCGTACCCCTTTCGACTTGCCTGAATGCGAAACCGAGTTGGTGGGTGGCTATCACACGGAGTACAGCAGTATGAAACTCGGACTTTATTTGTTTTCGGAGTACATCAATATGTTTATTTCCGCGGCTGTGATGTCAACGCTTTACTTTGGAGGGTTTAATTTTCCTTTCATGAATGACATTGGCCTGAGTTCAAATTGGATCACAGTGATTGGTACTGCAGTATTCTTTGGAAAGATTGTGTTCTTCATTTTCTTCTTCATGTGGATTCGCTGGACGATCCCACGGTTTCGCTATGATCAGTTGATGAACCTGGGTTGGAGGATTATGATACCGTTGGCCATAGCCAATATTGCACTGTCCGGACTTATTTCTTTGTTTGTACATCGTTAA
- the nuoI_2 gene encoding NADH-quinone oxidoreductase subunit I, with translation MLTNRSKVVVKKEMNFWERIYLPAILGGTIITIKHLFKKKATVKFPEVKREISEVWRGQHVLKRDEKGAERCTACGLCAVACPAEAITMTAAERKKGEENLYREEKYASVYEINMLRCIFCGLCEEACPKEAIFLTDRLVTTDYGRKGFIYGKDKLVEAVDKRIDVTKRQTPEVLEFKKHKLLSHNR, from the coding sequence ATGCTAACGAACCGATCAAAAGTTGTAGTAAAAAAGGAAATGAATTTCTGGGAGAGGATTTATCTCCCGGCGATTCTGGGTGGCACTATCATTACGATCAAGCACTTATTCAAGAAAAAAGCTACTGTCAAATTTCCTGAAGTAAAAAGAGAGATCAGCGAGGTGTGGCGAGGTCAGCATGTATTGAAACGTGATGAGAAAGGAGCAGAGCGTTGTACAGCCTGCGGGCTATGTGCAGTAGCTTGCCCGGCAGAGGCGATTACGATGACGGCTGCCGAACGGAAAAAAGGGGAAGAGAATTTGTACCGTGAAGAAAAATATGCGTCTGTGTATGAAATCAATATGCTGCGCTGCATTTTCTGTGGATTGTGCGAGGAGGCTTGCCCGAAGGAAGCGATTTTCCTAACGGACCGGCTCGTGACTACCGATTATGGACGCAAGGGATTTATTTATGGAAAAGACAAGTTGGTAGAGGCTGTAGACAAAAGAATAGATGTAACAAAAAGACAAACTCCCGAAGTGCTGGAGTTCAAAAAGCATAAACTACTTAGCCACAACCGATAG
- the nuoJ_2 gene encoding NADH dehydrogenase subunit J, whose product MTLYLFYFLSFVAIFSALLVVFSKNPVYSVLYLIITFFAIAGHYVLLDAQFLAAVHVIVYAGAIMVLFLYVIMLLNLNTDSEPHKSNLVKITAVVCAGLMMVVLVGTLRGASQVAPLEAQNIGLVKNLGKVLFTEFLLPFEISSILLLAAMVGVVMVGKLDHKNNN is encoded by the coding sequence GTGACGCTCTACTTATTTTATTTTCTATCATTCGTTGCCATCTTTTCAGCACTGCTGGTGGTATTTTCTAAAAACCCCGTTTATAGCGTGCTGTACCTGATTATTACTTTCTTCGCGATTGCGGGGCATTATGTTTTGCTTGACGCACAGTTCCTGGCCGCAGTTCACGTGATTGTCTATGCAGGGGCAATTATGGTCTTATTCCTTTACGTCATTATGTTGCTGAACCTGAACACGGATAGCGAGCCTCACAAAAGCAACCTGGTGAAAATTACGGCAGTGGTTTGCGCAGGATTGATGATGGTTGTACTTGTAGGCACATTGCGTGGTGCATCACAAGTTGCTCCGTTAGAAGCTCAGAATATTGGACTTGTCAAAAACCTGGGAAAAGTATTGTTTACCGAGTTCCTGCTTCCGTTTGAAATTTCTTCGATCCTCCTGTTGGCAGCGATGGTAGGAGTGGTGATGGTCGGGAAGTTGGATCACAAGAATAATAATTAA
- the nuoK_2 gene encoding NADH-quinone oxidoreductase subunit K yields MNIPIEYYIWLSAVLFSIGVLGVLYRRNAIIIFACIELMLNAVNLLMVAFSSKLHDANGQVFVFFIMAVAAAEVAVGLAILVMMYRKTKSVDIDILNRLKG; encoded by the coding sequence TTGAATATACCAATTGAATATTACATCTGGCTGAGTGCCGTACTCTTCTCGATCGGGGTGCTTGGTGTACTCTACAGGAGAAATGCGATTATCATTTTTGCCTGCATTGAGTTGATGTTGAATGCCGTGAACCTGTTGATGGTCGCGTTTTCAAGCAAGCTTCACGATGCAAATGGCCAGGTCTTTGTGTTCTTCATTATGGCCGTGGCTGCAGCAGAAGTAGCCGTAGGTTTAGCTATACTGGTTATGATGTATAGAAAAACGAAGTCTGTTGATATAGATATTCTGAACCGCTTGAAAGGATGA